Proteins encoded in a region of the Oncorhynchus clarkii lewisi isolate Uvic-CL-2024 chromosome 18, UVic_Ocla_1.0, whole genome shotgun sequence genome:
- the LOC139372470 gene encoding plastin-1-like encodes MAKKVTQISREDLEELREAFNRIDTDNSGFVSDFELQELFREASFSMPGYRVRDIVEIFVAGDTNKDGKISFEEFVSIYQELKSKELSETFKKTIARREGIQSFGGLSGISSEGTQHSYSDEEKVAFVNWINKSLAKDEDCKHLLPMNPDGDSLFKSVKDGILLCKMINLSQSDTIDERVINTKKQTTFTMTENLMLAINSALSIGCTVVNIDAPDLMAGKPHLVLGLLWQIIKIGLFADIEISSNEALINLLFEGEELEHLVSLSPEELLLRWVNHHLGNAGAQPISNFSQDIKDSRAYFTLLDQISPNGEDIDEMAIHIDMTGINERDDERRAEMMLRQAARLDCRQFVSPMDVVSGNSKLNLAFVANLFNTHPALKRTNSNNIDTALIEGESREEKTFRNWMNSLGVAPYVNHLYCDLCDAVVILQLYEKVNVPVEWKKVNRPPYSALGSNMKKLENCTYAVELGQNKARFSLVGIGGVNLNEGSPMHTLALVWQLMRRYTLQVLSDLGDGEKIGDQIIINWVNTQLKEGGKDSQISSFKDKLISTSLPVIDLLDTIAPKSIKEELVKRGELSDADKLNNAKYAITVSRKIGARVYALPDDLVEVKPKMVLTVFACLMGRGMKKADG; translated from the exons ACACTGACAACAGTGGTTTTGTCAGTGACTTTGAGCTGCAGGAGCTGTTCAGAGAGGCTAGTTTCTCCATGCCAGGCTACAGAGTCAGAGACATAGTGGAGATCTTTGTAGCAGGAGACACCAACAAGGACGGGAAGATCAGCTTTGAAGAGTTTGTCTCG ATCTACCAGGAGCTGAAGAGTAAGGAGCTCAGTGAGACGTTCAAGAAAACCATCGCCAGGAGAGAAGGGATACAATCCTTTGGAGGATTGTCAGGAATCTCCAGCGAGGGAACACAGCACTCCTactcag atgaGGAGAAGGTGGCGTTTGTGAACTGGATCAACAAGTCTCTGGCCAAAGATGAAGACTGTAAACACCTTCTACCCATGAACCCTGACGGAGACAGTCTCTTCAAATCAGTAAAAGATGGGATCCTGctctg TAAAATGATCAACCTCTCCCAGTCTGACACCATCGATGAGAGAGTCATCAACACCAAGAAACAAACCACCTTTACCATGACc gAGAACCTGATGCTGGCGATAAACTCTGCGTTGTCTATCGGCTGTACCGTGGTCAACATCGACGCCCCTGACCTGATGGCTGGGAAACCCCACCTGGTGCTGGGGCTGCTTTGGCAGATTATCAAGATAGGACTGTTTGCTGACATAGAGATCAGCAGCAacgaag CTCTTATTAACCTGCTGTTTGAGGGGGAGGAGTTAGAGCACCTGGTGTCATTGTCTCCTGAAGAACTGTTGCTACGCTGGGTCAACCATCACCTAGGCAACGCTGGGGCCCAACCAATCAGCAACTTCAGCCAAGACATCAAG GATTCCAGGGCGTATTTCACCCTGTTGGACCAGATCTCACCTAATGGAGAGGACATAGACGAGATGGCCATCCACATCGATATGACCGGCATCAAT gagcGTGACGACGAACGCAGGGCAGAGATGATGCTTCGCCAGGCAGCCCGTCTGGACTGCAGACAGTTTGTGTCTCCTATGGATGTGGTGTCTGGCAACAGCAAGCTGAACCTGGCCTTCGTAGCCAACCTCTTCAACACACACCCGGCCCTGAAGAGGACTAACAGCAACAACATAGACACAGCACTCATagagg GAGAATCCAGAGAGGAGAAAACATTCAGGAACTGGATGAACTCTCTGGGAGTTGCTCCCTATGTCAACCACCTCTACTG tgacCTGTGTGATGCGGTGGTGATTCTCCAGTTGTATGAGAAAGTCAACGTCCCTGTAGAGTGGAAAAAAGTCAACAGACCTCCATACTCTGCACTGGGCAGTAACATGaagaag ttggaGAACTGTACCTATGCGGTGGAACTGGGTCAGAATAAAGCTCGATTCTCATTGGTGGGAATTGGAGGAGTGAATCTGAACGAGGGAAGTCCCATGCACACACTGGCTCTGGTCTGGCAGCTGATGAGGAG GTACACTCTCCAGGTGTTGTCTGATCTAGGAGATGGGGAAAAGATTGGAGACCAGATCATAATCAACTGGGTCAACACTCAGCTCAAAGAGGGAGGCAAGGACTCACAGATCAGCAGCTTCAAG gATAAGCTGATCAGTACTAGTCTCCCAGTGATAGACTTGTTAGACACCATCGCACCCAAATCTATCAAAGAGGAGCTGGTGAAGAGAGGGGAGCTCAGCGATGCAGACAAGCTCAACAACGCCAA GTACGCTATCACGGTATCCAGGAAGATTGGAGCCCGTGTCTACGCTCTGCCTGATGACCTGGTTGAGGTGAAACCCAAGATGGTTCTGACTGTGTTCGCATGCCTGATGGGGAGGGGCATGAAGAAAGCTGacggctga